A region from the Medicago truncatula cultivar Jemalong A17 chromosome 6, MtrunA17r5.0-ANR, whole genome shotgun sequence genome encodes:
- the LOC11419299 gene encoding probable inactive receptor kinase At2g26730 isoform X2: MSLVFDITFLYMFLFILSLNIVLCIEIEIKDFHPQERDALLLIRDSLNSSSINLHRNWTGPPCIENNLSIWFGIACSNWHVVHITIQGVNLSGYLPSTFLQNITFLRQIDFRNNALFGLLPNLTGKIPETSLLQRFPKSSFDDNSDLCGKPLDKSCSAESPAPLPFAIAPTSSMETNKTRIHVWIIALIAVVAALCIFLMIIAFLFCKRKARGNEERINDSARYVFGAWAKKMVSIVGNSEDSEKLGQLEFSNKKFQVFDMDDLLRASAEVLGGGDFGVTYKATLETGNVVAVKRLGYMNDLSKKEFIQQMQLLGEIKHENVAEIISFFHSEDQKLVIYELVSDGTLSELLHEGRGIGRIPLDWTTRLAIIKDIAKGLDFLHQFLSSHKVPHANLKSSNVLIHQDNQGYHSKLTDYGFLPLLSSSMKNAEKLSISKSPEFVKRKKLTHKTDVYCFGIIMLEIITGKIPGHILGNEVEETSNDLSDWVRTVVNNDWSTDIFDLEILAEKDGHDAMLNLTEIALECTDMMPEKRPKMSLVLKRIEEIEQMMKDNE; this comes from the exons atatatgtttttgttcattCTTTCATTGAACATAGTCTTGtgtattgaaattgaaatcaaGGATTTTCATCCACAAGAAAGAGATGCTTTATTACTCATAAGGGATTCATTAAATTCTTCATCTATAAATTTGCATAGAAATTGGACAGGACCACCTTGTATAGAAAACAACCTTAGTATATGGTTTGGAATCGCTTGTTCAAATTGGCATGTTGTTCATATTACAATTCAAGGAGTCAACCTCAGTGGCTATTTACCTTCAACATTTCTTCAAAACATAACTTTCTTGAGGCAAATTGATTTCAGAAACAATGCACTTTTTGGATTATTGCCAAATCTTACAG GGAAAATTCCTGAAACTTCTTTGCTTCAAAGGTTTCCAAAGAGTTCTTTTGATGATAATTCTGATCTTTGTGGAAAACCATTGGATAAGTCATGTTCTGCTGAATCTCCTGCACCACTTCCTTTTGCTATTGCACCTACTTCTTCAATGGAAACAAATAAGACGAGGATTCATGTTTGGATTATTGCTTTGATTGCTGTTGTTGCTGCTTTGTGTATTTTTCTGATGATTATTGCTTTCTtgttttgtaaaagaaaagCCAGAGGAAATGAAGAGAGAATAAATGATTCAGCAA GGTATGTTTTTGGAGCATGGGCAAAGAAGATGGTATCTATTGTAGGAAACAGTGAGGATTCTGAAAAATTAGGCCAATTAGAATTTTCAAACAAGAAATTTCAAGTTTTTGATATGGATGATTTGTTAAGGGCATCAGCAGAAGTGCTAGGAGGAGGAGATTTTGGTGTTACATATAAAGCAACACTTGAAACTGGTAATGTTGTTGCAGTAAAGAGACTTGGCTACATGAATGACTTGAGCAAGAAGGAATTTATTCAACAGATGCAATTGCTAGGAGAGATAAAGCATGAAAATGTAGCTGAAATTATCTCCTTTTTTCATTCAGAAGATCAAAAGCTTGTCATATATGAACTTGTCTCTGATGGTACTTTGTCTGAGCTTCTACAtg AGGGTAGAGGAATTGGAAGAATACCTCTTGATTGGACAACAAGACTTGCCATTATCAAAGACATAGCAAAAGGTCTTGATTTCCTTCACCAATTTTTGTCTTCTCACAAAGTTCCACATGCAAATCTCAAATCATCCAATGTTCTAATCCATCAAGACAACCAAGGCTACCATTCCAAGCTCACTGACTATGGCTTCCTACCTTTACTCTCATCATCTATGAAAAATGCAGAAAAGCTATCAATAAGCAAGTCACCAGAATTTGTTAAAAGGAAAAAGTTGACACACAAAACTGATGTATATTGTTTTGGTATCATTATGCTAGAGATTATAACAGGAAAAATTCCTGGTCATATATTAGGCAatgaagttgaagaaacaaGTAATGATCTTTCAGATTGGGTTAGAACTGTGGTGAATAATGATTGGTCTACAGATATATTTGATTTGGAAATATTAGCAGAAAAAGATGGACATGATGCAATGTTGAATTTAACTGAGATAGCATTGGAGTGTACTGATATGATGCCTGAGAAAAGGCCTAAAATGAGTTTAGTGTTGAAGAGAATTGAAGAGATAGAGCAAATGATGAAAGACAATGAGTGA
- the LOC11412649 gene encoding probable aquaporin TIP-type alpha, with product MATRRYAFGRVDEAYHPDSIRATIAEFASTFIFVFAGEGSGLALVKIYQDSAFSAGELLAVALAHAFALFAAVSSSMHVSGGHVNPAVTFGALIGGRISVLRAVYYWIAQLLGAIVAALLLRLVTNNMRPGGFHLARGIGVGHGLILEIIMTFGLMYTVYATAIDPKRGSIGAIAPLAIGLIVGANILVGGPFDGACMNPALAFGPSLVGWRWHYHWIFWVGPFIGAALAALIYEYLVIPTEPPHAHQPLAPEDY from the exons ATGGCTACTCGTAGGTATGCTTTTGGAAGGGTTGATGAGGCTTACCATCCAGATTCTATTAGAGCTACCATAGCTGAATTTGCTTCCACTTTCATCTTTGTCTTTGCTGGAGAAGGCTCTGGCCTTGCTTTGG TTAAGATTTAccaagattcagctttctcagcTGGTGAATTGTTGGCAGTTGCACTAGCACATGCATTTGCTCTATTTGCTGCTGTGTCTTCCAGCATGCATGTATCTGGTGGTCATGTCAATCCAGCAGTGACATTTGGTGCTCTCATAGGTGGCAGGATCTCTGTCCTTCGTGCTGTCTACTATTGGATTGCTCAACTTCTAGGTGCTATTGTGGCTGCCCTCTTGCTTAGGCTTGTCACTAATAACATG AGACCAGGAGGGTTTCACCTGGCAAGGGGAATTGGTGTAGGACATGGACTTATACTTGAGATTATCATGACATTTGGACTAATGTACACAGTATATGCAACTGCAATTGATCCCAAAAGGGGCAGTATTGGAGCCATTGCACCTTTAGCAATTGGACTCATTGTTGGTGCAAATATCCTTGTTGGTGGTCCATTTGATGGAGCATGCATGAACCCTGCACTTGCTTTTGGCCCTTCTTTGGTGGGATGGAGATGGCACTACCACTGGATCTTCTGGGTTGGTCCATTCATCGGTGCAGCATTGGCAGCACTCATATATGAATATCTTGTGATCCCAACTGAGCCACCTCATGCACACCAGCCTCTTGCTCCTGAAGATTACTAG
- the LOC11419299 gene encoding probable inactive receptor kinase At2g26730 isoform X1, producing MSLVFDITFLYMFLFILSLNIVLCIEIEIKDFHPQERDALLLIRDSLNSSSINLHRNWTGPPCIENNLSIWFGIACSNWHVVHITIQGVNLSGYLPSTFLQNITFLRQIDFRNNALFGLLPNLTGLVFLEEVKLSFNHFSGSIPLEYVELYNLDILELQENYLDGEIPPFDQPSLISFNVSYNHLVGKIPETSLLQRFPKSSFDDNSDLCGKPLDKSCSAESPAPLPFAIAPTSSMETNKTRIHVWIIALIAVVAALCIFLMIIAFLFCKRKARGNEERINDSARYVFGAWAKKMVSIVGNSEDSEKLGQLEFSNKKFQVFDMDDLLRASAEVLGGGDFGVTYKATLETGNVVAVKRLGYMNDLSKKEFIQQMQLLGEIKHENVAEIISFFHSEDQKLVIYELVSDGTLSELLHEGRGIGRIPLDWTTRLAIIKDIAKGLDFLHQFLSSHKVPHANLKSSNVLIHQDNQGYHSKLTDYGFLPLLSSSMKNAEKLSISKSPEFVKRKKLTHKTDVYCFGIIMLEIITGKIPGHILGNEVEETSNDLSDWVRTVVNNDWSTDIFDLEILAEKDGHDAMLNLTEIALECTDMMPEKRPKMSLVLKRIEEIEQMMKDNE from the exons atatatgtttttgttcattCTTTCATTGAACATAGTCTTGtgtattgaaattgaaatcaaGGATTTTCATCCACAAGAAAGAGATGCTTTATTACTCATAAGGGATTCATTAAATTCTTCATCTATAAATTTGCATAGAAATTGGACAGGACCACCTTGTATAGAAAACAACCTTAGTATATGGTTTGGAATCGCTTGTTCAAATTGGCATGTTGTTCATATTACAATTCAAGGAGTCAACCTCAGTGGCTATTTACCTTCAACATTTCTTCAAAACATAACTTTCTTGAGGCAAATTGATTTCAGAAACAATGCACTTTTTGGATTATTGCCAAATCTTACAGGTTTGGTTTTCTTAGAAGAAGTTAAGctttcttttaatcatttctCAGGTTCAATTCCTTTGGAATATGTTGAATTGTATAATCTAGATATTTTGGAGTTGCAAGAAAATTATTTGGATGGTGAAATTCCACCTTTTGATCAACCATCATTGATAAGTTTCAATGTGTCATATAATCATTTGGTAGGGAAAATTCCTGAAACTTCTTTGCTTCAAAGGTTTCCAAAGAGTTCTTTTGATGATAATTCTGATCTTTGTGGAAAACCATTGGATAAGTCATGTTCTGCTGAATCTCCTGCACCACTTCCTTTTGCTATTGCACCTACTTCTTCAATGGAAACAAATAAGACGAGGATTCATGTTTGGATTATTGCTTTGATTGCTGTTGTTGCTGCTTTGTGTATTTTTCTGATGATTATTGCTTTCTtgttttgtaaaagaaaagCCAGAGGAAATGAAGAGAGAATAAATGATTCAGCAA GGTATGTTTTTGGAGCATGGGCAAAGAAGATGGTATCTATTGTAGGAAACAGTGAGGATTCTGAAAAATTAGGCCAATTAGAATTTTCAAACAAGAAATTTCAAGTTTTTGATATGGATGATTTGTTAAGGGCATCAGCAGAAGTGCTAGGAGGAGGAGATTTTGGTGTTACATATAAAGCAACACTTGAAACTGGTAATGTTGTTGCAGTAAAGAGACTTGGCTACATGAATGACTTGAGCAAGAAGGAATTTATTCAACAGATGCAATTGCTAGGAGAGATAAAGCATGAAAATGTAGCTGAAATTATCTCCTTTTTTCATTCAGAAGATCAAAAGCTTGTCATATATGAACTTGTCTCTGATGGTACTTTGTCTGAGCTTCTACAtg AGGGTAGAGGAATTGGAAGAATACCTCTTGATTGGACAACAAGACTTGCCATTATCAAAGACATAGCAAAAGGTCTTGATTTCCTTCACCAATTTTTGTCTTCTCACAAAGTTCCACATGCAAATCTCAAATCATCCAATGTTCTAATCCATCAAGACAACCAAGGCTACCATTCCAAGCTCACTGACTATGGCTTCCTACCTTTACTCTCATCATCTATGAAAAATGCAGAAAAGCTATCAATAAGCAAGTCACCAGAATTTGTTAAAAGGAAAAAGTTGACACACAAAACTGATGTATATTGTTTTGGTATCATTATGCTAGAGATTATAACAGGAAAAATTCCTGGTCATATATTAGGCAatgaagttgaagaaacaaGTAATGATCTTTCAGATTGGGTTAGAACTGTGGTGAATAATGATTGGTCTACAGATATATTTGATTTGGAAATATTAGCAGAAAAAGATGGACATGATGCAATGTTGAATTTAACTGAGATAGCATTGGAGTGTACTGATATGATGCCTGAGAAAAGGCCTAAAATGAGTTTAGTGTTGAAGAGAATTGAAGAGATAGAGCAAATGATGAAAGACAATGAGTGA